A genomic region of Streptosporangium lutulentum contains the following coding sequences:
- a CDS encoding glutamate-cysteine ligase family protein — protein sequence MLHESRFEEDRPKAGLEIELNLVDERGEPAMKNAEVLAAIAEPDWATELGQFNVEINVMPESLEGDGATRLEKLVRDRLNHAEERAHTVGGHMLMIGILPTLREDDVHEGTLSANPRYKLLNEQIFAARGEDLHLSIEGDETLDTFADSITPEAACTSVQLHLQVGPEAFAAHWNAAQVIAGPQVAVAANSPFLFGRRLWQETRIPLFEQATDTRPVELKTQGVRPRVWFGERWITSVFDLFEENSRYFPALLPLCDAGDPQEQLERGVTPELGELTLHNGTVYRWNRPVYAVVNGIPHLRVENRVLPAGPSVVDVIADAAFYYGLMRVLPHAERPEWTRMSFVAAEENLHSAARHGLDARLYWPGLGVVPAAELILRRLLPLAHEGLDLWRMDPEVRDRLLGIIERRCVTGTNGASWQSDALNAMDTLDRHEALRRMTLRYIEHMHTNQPVHTWPSF from the coding sequence ATGTTGCATGAGTCTAGGTTCGAGGAGGACCGGCCGAAGGCCGGACTGGAGATCGAACTCAACCTGGTGGACGAGCGGGGCGAGCCCGCGATGAAGAACGCCGAGGTGCTGGCGGCGATCGCGGAGCCCGACTGGGCCACCGAGCTCGGTCAGTTCAACGTGGAGATCAACGTCATGCCGGAGTCCCTTGAGGGGGACGGGGCCACGCGGCTGGAGAAGCTGGTCCGGGACCGGCTCAACCACGCGGAGGAGCGGGCCCACACGGTCGGCGGGCACATGCTGATGATCGGGATCCTGCCCACGCTGCGGGAGGACGACGTGCACGAGGGCACGCTGTCGGCCAATCCCCGCTACAAGCTGCTCAACGAGCAGATCTTCGCGGCGAGGGGCGAGGACCTGCACCTGTCGATCGAGGGCGACGAGACCCTCGACACCTTCGCCGACAGCATCACCCCCGAGGCGGCCTGTACGAGCGTCCAGCTCCACCTCCAGGTCGGCCCGGAGGCGTTCGCCGCCCACTGGAACGCGGCCCAGGTCATCGCGGGCCCCCAGGTGGCGGTGGCGGCCAACTCGCCGTTCCTGTTCGGCAGGAGGCTCTGGCAGGAGACCAGGATCCCGCTGTTCGAGCAGGCCACGGACACCCGGCCCGTGGAGCTGAAGACCCAGGGCGTGCGGCCGAGGGTGTGGTTCGGCGAGCGGTGGATCACCTCGGTCTTCGACCTGTTCGAGGAGAACTCCCGCTACTTCCCCGCGCTGCTGCCCCTGTGCGACGCCGGCGACCCGCAGGAGCAACTGGAGCGCGGCGTGACCCCGGAGCTCGGCGAGCTGACCCTGCACAACGGCACCGTCTACCGGTGGAACCGGCCGGTCTACGCGGTCGTGAACGGGATTCCGCACCTGCGGGTGGAGAACCGGGTGCTGCCCGCGGGGCCCTCGGTGGTGGACGTCATCGCCGACGCCGCGTTCTACTACGGCCTCATGCGCGTGCTTCCCCACGCCGAACGCCCGGAGTGGACGCGCATGTCGTTCGTCGCGGCCGAGGAGAACCTGCACTCGGCCGCCCGGCACGGGCTGGACGCCCGGCTCTACTGGCCGGGGCTCGGCGTGGTGCCCGCCGCCGAGCTGATCCTGCGCCGCCTGCTGCCGCTCGCCCACGAGGGGCTCGACCTGTGGAGGATGGATCCCGAGGTCAGGGACCGGCTGCTGGGGATCATCGAGCGCAGGTGCGTGACGGGCACGAACGGGGCGAGCTGGCAGAGCGACGCCCTGAACGCGATGGACACCCTCGACAGGCACGAGGCACTGCGCCGGATGACCCTGCGCTACATCGAGCACATGCACACCAACCAACCCGTCCACACCTGGCCGTCGTTCTGA
- a CDS encoding response regulator, with amino-acid sequence MSTVKVLIVDDHRLFRSGVRAELGDSIEVLGEAEDVESAVKAIAELQPDVVLLDVHMPGGGGQEVLRRVLGSGSPVRFLALSVSDAAEDVIGVIRGGARGYVTKTISGRELTDAIRRVAEGDAVFSPRLAGFVLDAFASSEAPPIDPELDSLTQREREVLRLIARGYAYKEIAKELFISVKTVETHVSSVLRKLQLSNRHELSRWATARRLV; translated from the coding sequence ATGAGCACTGTCAAGGTCCTGATCGTCGACGATCACCGGCTGTTCCGCTCCGGGGTCCGGGCCGAACTGGGCGACTCCATCGAGGTGCTCGGCGAGGCGGAGGACGTCGAGTCCGCCGTCAAGGCGATCGCCGAGCTCCAGCCCGACGTGGTCCTGCTCGACGTGCACATGCCCGGCGGGGGAGGCCAGGAGGTGCTCCGCCGCGTCCTCGGCTCGGGTTCCCCGGTCCGTTTCCTCGCCCTGTCGGTCTCCGACGCGGCCGAGGACGTCATCGGGGTGATCCGCGGCGGTGCCCGGGGCTACGTCACCAAGACCATCAGCGGCAGGGAGCTCACCGACGCGATCCGCCGGGTGGCCGAAGGCGACGCGGTCTTCTCCCCGAGGCTCGCCGGCTTCGTGCTGGACGCCTTCGCCTCCAGCGAGGCTCCTCCGATCGACCCCGAGCTCGACTCGCTGACCCAGCGCGAGCGCGAGGTCCTGCGGCTGATCGCCCGGGGCTACGCCTACAAGGAGATCGCCAAGGAGCTGTTCATCTCGGTGAAGACCGTGGAGACCCACGTCTCGTCCGTCCTGCGCAAGCTCCAGCTCTCCAACCGCCACGAGCTTTCCCGCTGGGCCACGGCGCGGCGTCTGGTCTGA
- a CDS encoding ATP-binding protein: MAERQAIRDAAPVPPENPAALPRLMRLVQGRLVAGVAQGAAAQLRLDPVVLRLAFVLLTVLDGIGAVAYAALWMFTPRESYEGREPSRDWSQLAAYVAIGLALMSLGWLTGASSGGIGAWPIAVGGIGSLILWQQADPDRRQRWMNTTVGQVRQNRVRTFAGLVLVVVGAIGFLAANAELNQASSGIVFTLVVVGGVGLIAAPWLAGLWKELQRERRERIRQEERAEVAAHVHDSVLHTLTLIQRNAQDSREVMRLARSQERELRNWLYQPQQDADASVAAAVRRVAAEEEDAHGVPIEVVCVGDGPLTPELSAMMQAARQAMVNAAKYSGSEVISVYAEAEPDEVTIFVRDRGVGFDMGEVPEDRMGIRQSIIGRMERHGGSARVRTEPGEGTEVMLTMKLEKA; encoded by the coding sequence ATGGCTGAACGACAGGCAATTCGCGACGCGGCCCCCGTGCCCCCGGAGAACCCCGCGGCCCTTCCCCGCCTGATGAGGCTGGTGCAGGGCAGGCTGGTCGCCGGGGTGGCCCAGGGCGCCGCCGCCCAGCTACGGCTCGACCCGGTCGTGCTGCGGCTGGCGTTCGTGCTGCTCACCGTCCTGGACGGGATCGGCGCCGTGGCGTACGCGGCACTGTGGATGTTCACCCCGCGGGAGTCGTACGAGGGCAGGGAGCCTTCCAGGGACTGGAGCCAGCTCGCCGCCTACGTCGCGATCGGGCTGGCCCTGATGTCCCTGGGCTGGCTCACCGGTGCCTCGTCGGGCGGGATCGGCGCGTGGCCGATCGCCGTCGGCGGGATCGGCTCGCTGATCCTGTGGCAGCAGGCCGACCCCGATCGGCGCCAGCGCTGGATGAACACGACGGTCGGGCAGGTGCGCCAGAACCGCGTCCGCACCTTCGCGGGGCTGGTGCTCGTCGTGGTCGGCGCGATCGGCTTCCTGGCGGCCAACGCCGAGCTGAACCAGGCCAGTTCCGGCATCGTGTTCACGCTGGTGGTCGTGGGCGGTGTCGGGCTGATCGCGGCCCCCTGGCTGGCCGGCCTGTGGAAGGAACTGCAGCGGGAGCGCCGCGAGCGCATCCGGCAGGAGGAACGGGCCGAGGTGGCCGCGCACGTGCACGATTCCGTGTTGCACACGCTGACGCTCATCCAGCGCAACGCCCAGGACTCGCGTGAGGTGATGCGGCTCGCCCGTTCCCAGGAGCGTGAACTGCGAAACTGGCTCTACCAGCCCCAACAGGACGCGGACGCGTCGGTGGCCGCGGCCGTGCGCCGGGTCGCCGCCGAGGAGGAGGACGCGCACGGGGTGCCGATCGAGGTCGTCTGCGTGGGCGACGGCCCGTTGACGCCGGAATTATCCGCGATGATGCAAGCCGCGAGGCAAGCAATGGTCAACGCCGCGAAATACTCTGGGTCGGAGGTCATCTCCGTCTATGCCGAGGCGGAGCCGGACGAGGTCACCATCTTCGTCCGGGACCGGGGTGTCGGGTTCGACATGGGGGAGGTGCCCGAGGATCGGATGGGCATCCGCCAGTCGATCATCGGCAGGATGGAACGCCACGGCGGCAGCGCCCGAGTGCGGACCGAGCCCGGCGAGGGCACGGAAGTGATGTTGACCATGAAGCTGGAGAAGGCGTGA
- a CDS encoding PspC domain-containing protein codes for MTDTGSAQDPTSTLSDPPPTSTAGDDRGLRRSDEGRMLTGVCAGLGRHVGIDPVLFRVGFAVLVLGSGIGIMLYIAAFLLMRETSGAPGYMEQWTRRDFDSETVLALLTAVFALGLIINVSSGGIGTGTVVVGTTFAIALLTAHARGVDLLAVARSLPDRLRHRRAPSAPYVAFTPVPDPDLHPDPGRSPLTEPYPTTAHPDAHADTHASAHTGTHGSAHTDGTSTAQAHPAAAPTEARAASETSPASTGQWDEQEPTASGSPAPRPGPGGPYGVPSSPYRPRPAYDSSGEPFSPYGPYQPLDPRKRYQQYSPYDLAEHGAPVRTAPQPKRPRSFIGSLTLCLAMIVGGIIVAIQSASGSINMTVAGGAMLIVIGGGLLVATWYGRGAGLVALGTVISIALIAGSTLTDMPKRFGSYNWEPATLSEVVRNYSVGVGDGTLDLSELALPPGSRTVFDASVSVGEINVIVPATARVEVNGSTKLGDVKIDHAVEGGADIRHNKILEPEVTPKGDVATIILNVKAGIGDVEVRRAA; via the coding sequence ATGACCGACACCGGGAGCGCACAGGACCCGACGAGCACCTTGTCCGACCCTCCGCCCACCTCCACCGCCGGCGACGACCGCGGCCTTCGGCGCAGCGACGAGGGACGCATGCTCACCGGCGTCTGCGCCGGGCTCGGACGCCACGTGGGGATCGACCCGGTCCTGTTCCGCGTCGGGTTCGCGGTGCTGGTGCTCGGCTCCGGAATCGGGATCATGCTCTACATCGCGGCGTTCCTGCTGATGCGCGAGACCAGCGGAGCCCCCGGCTACATGGAGCAGTGGACCCGGCGCGACTTCGACAGCGAGACGGTGCTGGCCCTGCTGACCGCAGTGTTCGCCCTCGGCCTGATCATCAACGTGTCCTCGGGCGGCATCGGCACCGGCACGGTCGTGGTCGGCACGACCTTCGCCATCGCCCTGCTCACCGCCCACGCGCGCGGCGTCGACCTGCTGGCGGTGGCCCGGTCCCTGCCCGATCGGCTACGCCACCGTCGCGCCCCCTCGGCGCCGTACGTGGCCTTCACGCCCGTCCCCGATCCGGACCTTCACCCCGATCCGGGCCGATCGCCCCTTACGGAGCCGTACCCGACGACCGCTCACCCCGACGCTCACGCCGACACACACGCGTCCGCGCACACCGGCACGCACGGGTCCGCGCACACCGACGGCACCTCGACCGCGCAGGCGCACCCCGCCGCCGCTCCCACCGAGGCGCGCGCGGCCTCGGAGACGTCCCCGGCCTCCACCGGGCAGTGGGACGAGCAGGAGCCCACCGCTTCCGGATCTCCGGCCCCGCGGCCCGGCCCGGGGGGACCGTACGGCGTGCCGTCGAGCCCGTATCGTCCCCGGCCGGCGTACGACTCCTCCGGCGAGCCGTTCTCGCCCTACGGCCCCTACCAGCCTCTGGATCCCAGAAAGCGGTACCAGCAGTACTCCCCCTACGACCTGGCCGAGCATGGCGCGCCGGTGCGGACGGCGCCCCAGCCGAAACGGCCCAGATCGTTCATCGGGAGCCTCACCCTATGTCTGGCCATGATCGTTGGAGGGATCATCGTGGCGATCCAGTCCGCCTCAGGATCGATCAACATGACGGTCGCCGGCGGCGCGATGCTCATCGTCATCGGCGGCGGCCTCCTGGTCGCCACCTGGTACGGCCGGGGCGCCGGCCTGGTCGCCCTCGGCACCGTCATCTCGATCGCCCTGATCGCGGGGTCCACGCTGACCGACATGCCGAAGAGGTTCGGCAGCTACAACTGGGAGCCGGCCACGCTCTCCGAGGTCGTCAGGAACTACTCGGTGGGCGTCGGCGACGGCACCCTGGACCTGAGCGAGCTGGCCCTTCCGCCGGGCTCGCGGACCGTCTTCGACGCCTCGGTGTCGGTCGGCGAGATCAACGTGATCGTTCCGGCGACGGCCAGGGTCGAGGTCAACGGCTCCACCAAACTGGGCGACGTCAAAATCGACCACGCGGTGGAGGGAGGGGCCGACATCCGGCACAACAAGATCCTCGAACCCGAGGTGACCCCGAAGGGCGACGTGGCGACCATCATTCTGAACGTCAAGGCGGGCATCGGAGACGTGGAGGTGCGCCGTGCGGCCTGA
- a CDS encoding carotenoid oxygenase family protein, which produces MISRPGSHRSPPRLIRVSRSAWPASPPRSASRPAPPAPRPTGSHQSSPLHRLTPRLPFARFPDFPGARHGRIHTLIPGEQPRSRPRQIGVADLPVTGTLPEELTGRYFRNGPNPLPGQDPGHWFTGHGMIHGLRLRDGRAEWYRNRWVRTREFTDSAPFLGPNGIDLTAVAANTSVVQHAGRILALVENGLPYEMTPELDTVGPWDFGGRLTTAMTAHPKQDPVTGELHFFGYGFFAPYLTYHRLSATGELVDSRVVDVPGPTMIHDFAITENHVVWLDLPVVFDMDLVGRGMPYRWDDSYGARLGVMDRGGRVTWFEVDPCYVFHVGNAREDAAGRVVLDAARYSPGAFAETWSHIGGSANPAAGADGARLHRWVLDPASGAVREEQLDDRVVEFPTFNEDRLGRTSRFLYTVSSDAVVKYDAVTGVGRTRDLGARPGEAVFVPASGARSEDDGWLLSIVTDHAGEGSELLVLGAADLDHVASVRLPRRVPAGFHGSWIADR; this is translated from the coding sequence CTGATCTCTCGCCCCGGCTCGCACCGAAGCCCGCCTCGCCTGATCCGTGTCTCCCGGTCCGCGTGGCCTGCTTCCCCGCCCCGGTCCGCGTCGAGGCCCGCGCCACCCGCGCCCCGTCCCACCGGCTCACACCAAAGCTCCCCGCTCCACCGGCTTACGCCGAGGCTCCCGTTCGCCCGTTTCCCCGACTTTCCCGGAGCACGCCATGGACGTATCCACACCCTCATACCTGGCGAGCAACCTCGCTCCCGTCCCCGGCAGATCGGCGTCGCCGATCTGCCGGTCACCGGCACCCTCCCGGAGGAGCTCACCGGCCGCTACTTCCGCAACGGGCCCAACCCGCTGCCCGGCCAGGACCCGGGCCACTGGTTCACCGGGCACGGCATGATTCACGGCCTGCGGCTCCGCGACGGCCGCGCCGAGTGGTACCGCAACCGGTGGGTTCGCACCCGCGAGTTCACCGACAGCGCCCCCTTCCTCGGCCCGAACGGCATCGACCTGACCGCCGTCGCCGCCAACACCAGCGTCGTCCAGCATGCCGGCAGGATTCTCGCGCTCGTCGAGAACGGCCTGCCGTACGAGATGACGCCGGAACTGGACACGGTCGGGCCGTGGGACTTCGGCGGGCGGCTGACCACCGCCATGACCGCGCATCCGAAACAGGACCCGGTCACCGGTGAGCTGCACTTCTTCGGGTACGGCTTCTTCGCCCCCTACCTGACCTATCACCGGCTGTCCGCCACGGGCGAACTGGTGGACAGCCGGGTCGTGGACGTTCCCGGGCCGACGATGATCCACGACTTTGCGATCACGGAAAATCACGTCGTCTGGCTGGACCTGCCCGTTGTCTTCGACATGGACCTGGTCGGGCGGGGCATGCCGTACCGGTGGGACGACTCCTACGGCGCGCGGCTCGGCGTGATGGACCGTGGCGGGCGGGTGACCTGGTTCGAGGTGGACCCGTGTTACGTGTTCCATGTGGGCAACGCCCGCGAGGACGCCGCAGGCCGGGTGGTGCTCGACGCGGCCCGCTACTCCCCGGGAGCCTTCGCGGAGACTTGGAGCCACATCGGAGGCAGCGCCAATCCCGCCGCCGGCGCGGACGGCGCGAGGCTGCACAGGTGGGTGCTCGACCCGGCGAGCGGCGCGGTCAGGGAGGAACAGCTCGACGACCGCGTCGTCGAGTTCCCCACCTTCAACGAGGACCGGCTCGGCAGGACCAGCCGGTTCCTCTACACGGTGTCCTCGGACGCGGTGGTGAAGTACGACGCCGTGACCGGCGTCGGCCGTACCAGGGACCTCGGCGCGCGGCCGGGTGAGGCGGTCTTCGTGCCCGCCTCCGGCGCCCGGTCCGAGGACGACGGCTGGCTGCTGTCGATCGTCACCGATCACGCGGGAGAGGGTTCGGAACTGCTCGTGCTGGGCGCCGCCGACCTGGACCACGTCGCGTCCGTACGGCTCCCGCGCCGCGTCCCCGCGGGCTTCCACGGCTCCTGGATCGCCGATCGCTGA
- a CDS encoding CGNR zinc finger domain-containing protein, which translates to MLALEFVSTVRATRAGLTDVLSDVTGMTEWGRAHASELGLDQSFVASEEVRREVVELRQAVRSLFARAVAPGPASSADADRLPDFAEAIDLVNATTLAVPMAPRLEWPDGEDPTATNVLAGRTAESPRLRAVLAASAVELLAGTHREHLRACPAPRCVLYFVKEHARQEWCSVACGNRARAARHYRRHRDD; encoded by the coding sequence ATGTTGGCCCTGGAGTTCGTCAGTACGGTCCGCGCGACGCGAGCGGGGTTGACGGACGTGCTCTCGGACGTCACGGGCATGACCGAGTGGGGCCGGGCGCACGCTTCCGAGCTGGGGCTCGACCAGTCGTTCGTCGCCTCGGAGGAGGTGCGGCGCGAGGTGGTCGAGCTGCGGCAGGCCGTACGGTCCCTGTTCGCCAGGGCCGTCGCGCCGGGACCGGCGAGCAGCGCCGACGCCGACCGGCTGCCAGATTTCGCCGAGGCGATCGACCTGGTCAACGCCACGACGCTGGCCGTGCCGATGGCCCCGCGACTGGAATGGCCCGACGGGGAGGACCCGACGGCGACGAACGTCCTCGCGGGCCGGACGGCGGAGTCTCCACGCCTCCGCGCCGTCCTCGCGGCGTCGGCCGTCGAGCTGCTGGCCGGGACGCACCGCGAGCACCTGCGCGCCTGTCCGGCTCCGCGCTGCGTGCTCTATTTCGTCAAGGAGCACGCCCGCCAGGAGTGGTGCTCGGTGGCCTGCGGCAACCGGGCCCGCGCCGCCCGTCACTATCGCCGGCACCGGGACGACTGA
- a CDS encoding VOC family protein, protein MTFQTGHIGLNVSDLDASKDFYLKVFGFEVFGESGEADRRYAFLGLDGELRLTLWQQSEGRFSTATPGLHHLSFQVPDIEAVRRAETVIREIGATLHHDGVVAHREGSSSGGVFFEDPDGIRLEIFAPTGADSSPAPTEGAPTCGFF, encoded by the coding sequence ATGACCTTCCAGACGGGCCACATCGGCCTCAACGTCTCCGACCTCGACGCGTCCAAGGACTTCTACCTGAAGGTTTTCGGCTTCGAGGTCTTCGGCGAGTCCGGCGAGGCGGACCGGCGCTACGCCTTCCTCGGCCTCGACGGCGAGCTCCGGCTGACCCTCTGGCAGCAGAGCGAGGGCCGCTTCTCCACCGCGACGCCCGGACTTCACCACCTGTCCTTCCAGGTGCCGGACATCGAGGCGGTCCGCAGGGCCGAGACCGTGATCCGGGAGATCGGCGCCACGCTTCACCACGACGGCGTGGTGGCGCACCGCGAGGGTTCCTCCTCGGGCGGCGTGTTCTTCGAGGATCCGGACGGAATCCGGCTGGAGATCTTCGCACCGACCGGCGCGGACTCCTCCCCCGCGCCGACCGAAGGCGCTCCCACCTGCGGCTTCTTCTAG
- a CDS encoding pyridoxamine 5'-phosphate oxidase family protein, with protein MKHTGELAVQRRAGVRAGEWGSARTRPEIPPAAAEFLTRQRMLVIGASGRDGRLWATALTGAAGFTRATGERTIVIDALPGEHDPLAGLAENAEAEIGMLAIEPRTRRRMRVNGRAVRDGARLVVHTEQTYANCPKYIQARDITEEPAEPGAGGSSSARLLTGEHRAWIESADTFFVATRAPGLGADLSHRGGDPGFVRVAGERRLVWPDYVGNSMYMTLGNLELDESCGLLFLDWDSGDALHLTGRAHVDWDPGEVPGAQRLVEFELDLAVLVRGASPLRWRFEDYSRFNPPVSSASPASAVDDEEHRGK; from the coding sequence ATGAAGCACACGGGAGAGCTGGCGGTGCAGCGGAGGGCCGGGGTGCGAGCCGGGGAGTGGGGCTCGGCCAGGACGCGGCCGGAGATCCCCCCGGCGGCGGCCGAGTTCCTCACCCGGCAGCGGATGCTGGTGATCGGGGCGTCGGGGCGGGACGGGCGGCTCTGGGCGACCGCGCTGACAGGAGCCGCGGGATTCACCCGGGCCACCGGCGAGCGGACGATCGTGATCGACGCGCTGCCGGGCGAGCACGATCCGTTGGCGGGCCTCGCCGAGAACGCCGAGGCCGAGATCGGGATGCTCGCGATCGAGCCGCGGACCAGGCGCAGGATGCGGGTCAACGGCCGTGCCGTGCGGGACGGTGCGCGGCTGGTCGTGCACACGGAGCAGACGTATGCGAACTGCCCCAAGTACATCCAGGCGCGGGACATCACCGAGGAGCCGGCGGAGCCCGGCGCCGGAGGCTCCTCCTCCGCGAGGCTCCTCACCGGCGAGCACCGGGCGTGGATCGAGAGCGCCGACACGTTCTTCGTCGCCACCCGGGCTCCCGGCCTCGGCGCCGACCTGTCGCATCGGGGCGGCGACCCGGGGTTCGTCCGGGTCGCCGGCGAGCGCCGGCTGGTCTGGCCGGACTACGTGGGCAACTCGATGTACATGACGCTGGGGAATCTGGAGCTGGACGAGAGCTGCGGCCTGCTCTTCCTCGACTGGGACAGCGGTGACGCGCTGCACCTGACCGGACGCGCGCACGTCGACTGGGATCCGGGCGAGGTCCCGGGCGCGCAGCGGCTGGTCGAGTTCGAGCTGGACCTGGCCGTCCTCGTCCGGGGAGCCAGCCCGCTCCGCTGGAGGTTCGAGGACTACTCCCGCTTCAATCCGCCCGTCTCATCCGCTTCGCCGGCGTCAGCCGTGGACGACGAAGAGCACCGTGGAAAGTGA
- a CDS encoding (2Fe-2S)-binding protein — MPRITITVDGITYQEDVEPRLLLVHLLRDRLGKTGTPIGCDTGNCGACTVMLDGVSVKSCSVLAVQSDESDVVTIEGLARGNEWHPMQKAFHEEHALQCGYCTPGMIMAAIDLLRDDPDPSEETVREGLEGNLCRCTGYCNIVRAVRRGAREMSQRSAGERAEQEVPTP; from the coding sequence ATGCCCCGAATCACCATCACCGTCGACGGAATCACCTACCAGGAGGACGTCGAGCCACGTCTCCTCCTTGTTCATCTATTGCGAGATCGGCTCGGTAAGACCGGTACTCCCATCGGCTGCGACACCGGAAACTGCGGCGCCTGCACCGTGATGCTCGACGGCGTGAGCGTGAAAAGTTGTTCCGTGCTCGCCGTACAGAGCGACGAGAGCGACGTCGTCACGATCGAGGGCCTGGCCCGGGGGAACGAATGGCACCCCATGCAGAAGGCCTTTCACGAGGAGCACGCCCTGCAGTGCGGATACTGCACCCCCGGCATGATCATGGCCGCGATCGACCTGCTCAGGGATGATCCCGACCCGTCGGAGGAGACCGTCCGAGAAGGGCTCGAAGGCAACCTGTGCCGCTGCACGGGTTACTGCAACATCGTCCGGGCGGTACGGCGTGGCGCCCGGGAGATGTCGCAGCGGAGCGCCGGCGAGCGGGCCGAGCAGGAGGTGCCGACGCCATGA